In Syngnathoides biaculeatus isolate LvHL_M chromosome 5, ASM1980259v1, whole genome shotgun sequence, the following are encoded in one genomic region:
- the prkd1 gene encoding serine/threonine-protein kinase D1 isoform X8, with protein sequence MSAPPLIRTPSPLALPGGGGGGGGALSFHIQIGLSREPVTLDWADASLAQVREAACSIVDQKIPECGFYGLYDKILLFRHDSASDNVLRLLRSASEIRDGDLVEAVLSASATADDFRIRPHCLFVHSYRAPAFCDHCGEMLWGLVRQGLKCEGCGLNYHKRCAFKIPNNCSGMRRRRPSNVSLTGGRPPSAEPSPPPHHGDDALLSPVSPNMEKSSAAAWSPDAWRLRERRASSQSYVGRPIELDKLLMSKVKVPHSFLIHSYTRPTVCQHCKKLLKGLFRQGLQCKDCRFNCHKRCVPKIANNCSGEVAGNGGTHTLHVHARHAHAHTLEPAELLSPGAESDGCLDDQERAGGPTDDVGATADEMSAAATTETGPGDPDGDESNRAISPSTSNNIPLMRVVQSVKHSKRKNSNVMKEGWMVHYSSKDALRKRHYWRLDSKCITLYQSDTGSKYYKEIPLSEILSLEAARTFSFLPEGANAHCFEIATAAALVYFVGEDRRGSDGNAGTGADMPVTRKTPSMNAGLDFSGRTSPDLFLASGAGQDVARTWEMAIRHALMPAVSTGVSRHTEEIPISISVSNCHVQENVDINSIYQIFPDEVLGSGQFGIVYGGKHRKSSRDVAIKIIDKLRFPTKQESQLRNEVAILQILVALRHLHFKNIVHCDLKPENVLLASADPLPQVKLCDFGFARIIGEKSFRRSVVGTPAYLAPEVLRNKGYNRSLDMWSVGVIIYVSLSGTFPFNEDEDINDQIQNAAFMYPPYPWKKVSPEAIDLINNLLQVKIRKRYSVDKTLSHAWLQDYQMWLDLRSLESRVDQRYVTHESDDLRWHHHAGLGGTYGQGGALYPAHQDELETLSERVSEL encoded by the exons ATGAGTGCGCCTCCGCTTATTCGCACGCCCAGCCCGCTCGCCTTGCctggggggggaggaggaggaggaggtgcgcTGTCCTTCCACATCCAGATCGGTCTGAGCCGAGAGCCCGTCACGTTGGACTGGGCGGACGCGAGTCTGGCTCAGGTGCGCGAGGCGGCCTGCTCCATTGTTGACCAAAAG ATCCCCGAGTGCGGCTTTTACGGCCTGTACGACAAGATCCTGCTCTTCCGGCACGACTCGGCGTCGGACAACGTTCTGCGGCTGCTGCGCTCGGCCTCGGAGATCCGAGACGGCGACCTGGTGGAGGCCGTCCTCTCGG CTTCGGCCACGGCGGACGACTTCCGGATCCGCCCGCACTGCCTGTTCGTGCACTCGTACCGGGCGCCCGCTTTCTGCGACCACTGCGGCGAGATGCTGTGGGGGCTGGTGCGCCAGGGCCTCAAGTGCGAAG GCTGCGGCCTGAACTACCACAAGCGCTGCGCCTTCAAGATCCCCAACAACTGCAGCGGCATGAGGCGCCGGCGGCCGTCCAACGTGTCTCTGACGGGGGGGCGCCCGCCGTCGGCCGAGCCCTCGCCGCCGCCCCACCACGGTGACGACGCCCTGCTG TCGCCGGTCAGTCCCAACATGGAG AAGTCGTCGGCGGCGGCGTGGTCCCCGGACGCGTGGCGGCTCCGCGAGCGGCGCGCCAGCTCCCAGTCGTACGTGGGCCGGCCCATCGAGCTGGACAAGCTGCTGATGTCAAAGGTCAAAGTTCCTCACAGCTTCCTCATCCACTCGTACACGCGCCCCACCGTTTGCCAGCACTGCAAGAAACTCCTGAAGGGGCTCTTCAGGCAGGGACTGCAGTGCAAAG ATTGTCGCTTCAACTGTCACAAGCGTTGCGTTCCAAAAATTGCAAACAACTGCTCGGGAGAAGTTGCCGGAAACGGAGGTACGCACACGCTACACGTACACGCAagacacgcgcacgcacacactcttGAACCCGCAGAGCTGCTGAGTCCGGGGGCGGAGTCCGACGGTTGCCTTGACGATCAGGAGAGGGCCGGCGGTCCGACGGACGACGTCGGCGCCACGGCGGACGAGATGAGCGCCGCCGCGACGACAGAAACGGGGCCCGGAGACCCCGACGGGGACGAATCCAACCGAGCCATCAG CCCATCGACCAGCAACAACATCCCCCTGATGCGAGTGGTCCAGTCGGTCAAGCACAGCAAGAGGAAGAACAGCAACGTCATGAAGGAGGGTTGGATGGTCCACTACAGCAGCAAGGACGCGCTG AGGAAGCGACATTATTGGCGGCTGGACAGTAAATGCATCACGTTGTATCAGAGCGACACAGGAAGTAAATAttacaag GAGATCCCGCTGTCGGAGATTCTGTCGCTGGAGGCCGCTCGGACCTTCTCCTTTCTGCCCGAGGGCGCCAACGCGCACTGCTTCGAGATCGCCACCGCGGCGGCGCTGGTTTACTTCGTCGGCGAGGACCGGCGCGGCTCTGACGGCAACGCCGGGACGGGCGCCGACATGCCGGTGACGCGAAAAACACCTTCGATG AATGCCGGACTCGACTTTTCAGGCAGAACGTCTCCAGACCTGTTTTTG GCGAGCGGCGCGGGTCAAGACGTGGCCCGGACGTGGGAAATGGCCATCCGCCACGCCCTCATGCCGGCGGTCTCCACGGGCGTCTCCCGCCACA CAGAAGAAATACCCATCAGTATTTCTGTGTCCAACTGTCACGTCCAGGAAAACGTG GACATCAATTCCATCTATCAGATCTTTCCAGACGAAGTCCTCGGGTCGGGACAATTCGGAATCGTCTACGGAG GGAAACACAGGAAGTCGAGCCGCGACGTCGCCATCAAGATCATCGACAAGCTTCGCTTCCCCACCAAACAAGAAAGTCAACTGCGCAACGAGGTGGCCATCTTGCAG ATCCTGGTGGCTCTGCGTCACCTTCACTTCAAGAACATCGTCCACTGCGACCTGAAACCGGAAAACGTCCTGCTGGCGTCGGCCGATCCTCTCCCGCAG GTGAAATTGTGCGACTTCGGATTCGCTCGCATCATCGGCGAGAAGTCGTTCCGGCGCTCGGTGGTGGGCACGCCGGCGTACTTGGCGCCGGAGGTGCTCCGCAACAAAGGCTACAACCGCTCGCTGGACATGTGGTCGGTCGGCGTCATCATCTACGTCAG CCTGAGTGGAACTTTCCCTTTTAACGAAGACGAAGACATCAACGATCAGATCCAGAACGCCGCCTTCATGTACCCGCCGTACCCCTGGAAAAAAGTCTCCCCGGAAG CCATCGACCTGATCAACAATCTGCTGCAGGTGAAGATAAGGAAACGCTACAGTGTGGACAAAACGCTAAGTCACGCTTGGCTGcag GACTACCAGATGTGGTTGGACCTGCGCAGCCTGGAGAGTCGCGTGGACCAGCGCTACGTCACGCACGAGAGCGACGATCTGCGCTGGCATCATCACGCCGGGCTCGGCGGGACCTACGGGCAGGGGGGGGCGCTCTACCCCGCCCACCAGGACGAGCTGGAGACCCTGAGCGAGCGCGTCAGCGAACTCTGA
- the prkd1 gene encoding serine/threonine-protein kinase D1 isoform X1 gives MSAPPLIRTPSPLALPGGGGGGGGALSFHIQIGLSREPVTLDWADASLAQVREAACSIVDQKIPECGFYGLYDKILLFRHDSASDNVLRLLRSASEIRDGDLVEAVLSASATADDFRIRPHCLFVHSYRAPAFCDHCGEMLWGLVRQGLKCEGCGLNYHKRCAFKIPNNCSGMRRRRPSNVSLTGGRPPSAEPSPPPHHGDDALLSPVSPNMEKSSAAAWSPDAWRLRERRASSQSYVGRPIELDKLLMSKVKVPHSFLIHSYTRPTVCQHCKKLLKGLFRQGLQCKDCRFNCHKRCVPKIANNCSGEVAGNGGTHTLHVHARHAHAHTLEPAELLSPGAESDGCLDDQERAGGPTDDVGATADEMSAAATTETGPGDPDGDESNRAISPSTSNNIPLMRVVQSVKHSKRKNSNVMKEGWMVHYSSKDALRKRHYWRLDSKCITLYQSDTGSKYYKEIPLSEILSLEAARTFSFLPEGANAHCFEIATAAALVYFVGEDRRGSDGNAGTGADMPVTRKTPSMNAGLDFSGRTSPDLFLASGAGQDVARTWEMAIRHALMPAVSTGVSRHRHQFHLSDLSRRSPRVGTIRNRLRRETQEVEPRRRHQDHRQASLPHQTRKSTAQRGGHLAGEQNAGGGLLPGSGARPQEALLSSSENLRHPGVVNLDCMFETPERVFVVMEKLHGDMLEMILSSEKGRLPERITKFLVTQILVALRHLHFKNIVHCDLKPENVLLASADPLPQVKLCDFGFARIIGEKSFRRSVVGTPAYLAPEVLRNKGYNRSLDMWSVGVIIYVSLSGTFPFNEDEDINDQIQNAAFMYPPYPWKKVSPEAIDLINNLLQVKIRKRYSVDKTLSHAWLQDYQMWLDLRSLESRVDQRYVTHESDDLRWHHHAGLGGTYGQGGALYPAHQDELETLSERVSEL, from the exons ATGAGTGCGCCTCCGCTTATTCGCACGCCCAGCCCGCTCGCCTTGCctggggggggaggaggaggaggaggtgcgcTGTCCTTCCACATCCAGATCGGTCTGAGCCGAGAGCCCGTCACGTTGGACTGGGCGGACGCGAGTCTGGCTCAGGTGCGCGAGGCGGCCTGCTCCATTGTTGACCAAAAG ATCCCCGAGTGCGGCTTTTACGGCCTGTACGACAAGATCCTGCTCTTCCGGCACGACTCGGCGTCGGACAACGTTCTGCGGCTGCTGCGCTCGGCCTCGGAGATCCGAGACGGCGACCTGGTGGAGGCCGTCCTCTCGG CTTCGGCCACGGCGGACGACTTCCGGATCCGCCCGCACTGCCTGTTCGTGCACTCGTACCGGGCGCCCGCTTTCTGCGACCACTGCGGCGAGATGCTGTGGGGGCTGGTGCGCCAGGGCCTCAAGTGCGAAG GCTGCGGCCTGAACTACCACAAGCGCTGCGCCTTCAAGATCCCCAACAACTGCAGCGGCATGAGGCGCCGGCGGCCGTCCAACGTGTCTCTGACGGGGGGGCGCCCGCCGTCGGCCGAGCCCTCGCCGCCGCCCCACCACGGTGACGACGCCCTGCTG TCGCCGGTCAGTCCCAACATGGAG AAGTCGTCGGCGGCGGCGTGGTCCCCGGACGCGTGGCGGCTCCGCGAGCGGCGCGCCAGCTCCCAGTCGTACGTGGGCCGGCCCATCGAGCTGGACAAGCTGCTGATGTCAAAGGTCAAAGTTCCTCACAGCTTCCTCATCCACTCGTACACGCGCCCCACCGTTTGCCAGCACTGCAAGAAACTCCTGAAGGGGCTCTTCAGGCAGGGACTGCAGTGCAAAG ATTGTCGCTTCAACTGTCACAAGCGTTGCGTTCCAAAAATTGCAAACAACTGCTCGGGAGAAGTTGCCGGAAACGGAGGTACGCACACGCTACACGTACACGCAagacacgcgcacgcacacactcttGAACCCGCAGAGCTGCTGAGTCCGGGGGCGGAGTCCGACGGTTGCCTTGACGATCAGGAGAGGGCCGGCGGTCCGACGGACGACGTCGGCGCCACGGCGGACGAGATGAGCGCCGCCGCGACGACAGAAACGGGGCCCGGAGACCCCGACGGGGACGAATCCAACCGAGCCATCAG CCCATCGACCAGCAACAACATCCCCCTGATGCGAGTGGTCCAGTCGGTCAAGCACAGCAAGAGGAAGAACAGCAACGTCATGAAGGAGGGTTGGATGGTCCACTACAGCAGCAAGGACGCGCTG AGGAAGCGACATTATTGGCGGCTGGACAGTAAATGCATCACGTTGTATCAGAGCGACACAGGAAGTAAATAttacaag GAGATCCCGCTGTCGGAGATTCTGTCGCTGGAGGCCGCTCGGACCTTCTCCTTTCTGCCCGAGGGCGCCAACGCGCACTGCTTCGAGATCGCCACCGCGGCGGCGCTGGTTTACTTCGTCGGCGAGGACCGGCGCGGCTCTGACGGCAACGCCGGGACGGGCGCCGACATGCCGGTGACGCGAAAAACACCTTCGATG AATGCCGGACTCGACTTTTCAGGCAGAACGTCTCCAGACCTGTTTTTG GCGAGCGGCGCGGGTCAAGACGTGGCCCGGACGTGGGAAATGGCCATCCGCCACGCCCTCATGCCGGCGGTCTCCACGGGCGTCTCCCGCCACA GACATCAATTCCATCTATCAGATCTTTCCAGACGAAGTCCTCGGGTCGGGACAATTCGGAATCGTCTACGGAG GGAAACACAGGAAGTCGAGCCGCGACGTCGCCATCAAGATCATCGACAAGCTTCGCTTCCCCACCAAACAAGAAAGTCAACTGCGCAACGAGGTGGCCATCTTGCAGGTGAGCAAAACGCCGGAGGAGGACTTTTGCCAGGAAGCGGAGCTCGGCCACAGGAAGCTCTTTTGTCGTCCTCGGAGAACCTGCGCCACCCGGGCGTGGTCAACCTGGACTGCATGTTCGAGACTCCCGAGCGGGTCTTCGTGGTGATGGAGAAGCTCCACGGAGACATGCTGGAGATGATCCTGTCCAGTGAGAAAGGACGACTGCCCGAACGCATCACCAAGTTCCTCGTCACGCAG ATCCTGGTGGCTCTGCGTCACCTTCACTTCAAGAACATCGTCCACTGCGACCTGAAACCGGAAAACGTCCTGCTGGCGTCGGCCGATCCTCTCCCGCAG GTGAAATTGTGCGACTTCGGATTCGCTCGCATCATCGGCGAGAAGTCGTTCCGGCGCTCGGTGGTGGGCACGCCGGCGTACTTGGCGCCGGAGGTGCTCCGCAACAAAGGCTACAACCGCTCGCTGGACATGTGGTCGGTCGGCGTCATCATCTACGTCAG CCTGAGTGGAACTTTCCCTTTTAACGAAGACGAAGACATCAACGATCAGATCCAGAACGCCGCCTTCATGTACCCGCCGTACCCCTGGAAAAAAGTCTCCCCGGAAG CCATCGACCTGATCAACAATCTGCTGCAGGTGAAGATAAGGAAACGCTACAGTGTGGACAAAACGCTAAGTCACGCTTGGCTGcag GACTACCAGATGTGGTTGGACCTGCGCAGCCTGGAGAGTCGCGTGGACCAGCGCTACGTCACGCACGAGAGCGACGATCTGCGCTGGCATCATCACGCCGGGCTCGGCGGGACCTACGGGCAGGGGGGGGCGCTCTACCCCGCCCACCAGGACGAGCTGGAGACCCTGAGCGAGCGCGTCAGCGAACTCTGA
- the prkd1 gene encoding serine/threonine-protein kinase D1 isoform X4, with protein MSAPPLIRTPSPLALPGGGGGGGGALSFHIQIGLSREPVTLDWADASLAQVREAACSIVDQKIPECGFYGLYDKILLFRHDSASDNVLRLLRSASEIRDGDLVEAVLSASATADDFRIRPHCLFVHSYRAPAFCDHCGEMLWGLVRQGLKCEGCGLNYHKRCAFKIPNNCSGMRRRRPSNVSLTGGRPPSAEPSPPPHHGDDALLSPVSPNMEKSSAAAWSPDAWRLRERRASSQSYVGRPIELDKLLMSKVKVPHSFLIHSYTRPTVCQHCKKLLKGLFRQGLQCKDCRFNCHKRCVPKIANNCSGEVAGNGELLSPGAESDGCLDDQERAGGPTDDVGATADEMSAAATTETGPGDPDGDESNRAISPSTSNNIPLMRVVQSVKHSKRKNSNVMKEGWMVHYSSKDALRKRHYWRLDSKCITLYQSDTGSKYYKEIPLSEILSLEAARTFSFLPEGANAHCFEIATAAALVYFVGEDRRGSDGNAGTGADMPVTRKTPSMNAGLDFSGRTSPDLFLASGAGQDVARTWEMAIRHALMPAVSTGVSRHRHQFHLSDLSRRSPRVGTIRNRLRRETQEVEPRRRHQDHRQASLPHQTRKSTAQRGGHLAGEQNAGGGLLPGSGARPQEALLSSSENLRHPGVVNLDCMFETPERVFVVMEKLHGDMLEMILSSEKGRLPERITKFLVTQILVALRHLHFKNIVHCDLKPENVLLASADPLPQVKLCDFGFARIIGEKSFRRSVVGTPAYLAPEVLRNKGYNRSLDMWSVGVIIYVSLSGTFPFNEDEDINDQIQNAAFMYPPYPWKKVSPEAIDLINNLLQVKIRKRYSVDKTLSHAWLQDYQMWLDLRSLESRVDQRYVTHESDDLRWHHHAGLGGTYGQGGALYPAHQDELETLSERVSEL; from the exons ATGAGTGCGCCTCCGCTTATTCGCACGCCCAGCCCGCTCGCCTTGCctggggggggaggaggaggaggaggtgcgcTGTCCTTCCACATCCAGATCGGTCTGAGCCGAGAGCCCGTCACGTTGGACTGGGCGGACGCGAGTCTGGCTCAGGTGCGCGAGGCGGCCTGCTCCATTGTTGACCAAAAG ATCCCCGAGTGCGGCTTTTACGGCCTGTACGACAAGATCCTGCTCTTCCGGCACGACTCGGCGTCGGACAACGTTCTGCGGCTGCTGCGCTCGGCCTCGGAGATCCGAGACGGCGACCTGGTGGAGGCCGTCCTCTCGG CTTCGGCCACGGCGGACGACTTCCGGATCCGCCCGCACTGCCTGTTCGTGCACTCGTACCGGGCGCCCGCTTTCTGCGACCACTGCGGCGAGATGCTGTGGGGGCTGGTGCGCCAGGGCCTCAAGTGCGAAG GCTGCGGCCTGAACTACCACAAGCGCTGCGCCTTCAAGATCCCCAACAACTGCAGCGGCATGAGGCGCCGGCGGCCGTCCAACGTGTCTCTGACGGGGGGGCGCCCGCCGTCGGCCGAGCCCTCGCCGCCGCCCCACCACGGTGACGACGCCCTGCTG TCGCCGGTCAGTCCCAACATGGAG AAGTCGTCGGCGGCGGCGTGGTCCCCGGACGCGTGGCGGCTCCGCGAGCGGCGCGCCAGCTCCCAGTCGTACGTGGGCCGGCCCATCGAGCTGGACAAGCTGCTGATGTCAAAGGTCAAAGTTCCTCACAGCTTCCTCATCCACTCGTACACGCGCCCCACCGTTTGCCAGCACTGCAAGAAACTCCTGAAGGGGCTCTTCAGGCAGGGACTGCAGTGCAAAG ATTGTCGCTTCAACTGTCACAAGCGTTGCGTTCCAAAAATTGCAAACAACTGCTCGGGAGAAGTTGCCGGAAACGGAG AGCTGCTGAGTCCGGGGGCGGAGTCCGACGGTTGCCTTGACGATCAGGAGAGGGCCGGCGGTCCGACGGACGACGTCGGCGCCACGGCGGACGAGATGAGCGCCGCCGCGACGACAGAAACGGGGCCCGGAGACCCCGACGGGGACGAATCCAACCGAGCCATCAG CCCATCGACCAGCAACAACATCCCCCTGATGCGAGTGGTCCAGTCGGTCAAGCACAGCAAGAGGAAGAACAGCAACGTCATGAAGGAGGGTTGGATGGTCCACTACAGCAGCAAGGACGCGCTG AGGAAGCGACATTATTGGCGGCTGGACAGTAAATGCATCACGTTGTATCAGAGCGACACAGGAAGTAAATAttacaag GAGATCCCGCTGTCGGAGATTCTGTCGCTGGAGGCCGCTCGGACCTTCTCCTTTCTGCCCGAGGGCGCCAACGCGCACTGCTTCGAGATCGCCACCGCGGCGGCGCTGGTTTACTTCGTCGGCGAGGACCGGCGCGGCTCTGACGGCAACGCCGGGACGGGCGCCGACATGCCGGTGACGCGAAAAACACCTTCGATG AATGCCGGACTCGACTTTTCAGGCAGAACGTCTCCAGACCTGTTTTTG GCGAGCGGCGCGGGTCAAGACGTGGCCCGGACGTGGGAAATGGCCATCCGCCACGCCCTCATGCCGGCGGTCTCCACGGGCGTCTCCCGCCACA GACATCAATTCCATCTATCAGATCTTTCCAGACGAAGTCCTCGGGTCGGGACAATTCGGAATCGTCTACGGAG GGAAACACAGGAAGTCGAGCCGCGACGTCGCCATCAAGATCATCGACAAGCTTCGCTTCCCCACCAAACAAGAAAGTCAACTGCGCAACGAGGTGGCCATCTTGCAGGTGAGCAAAACGCCGGAGGAGGACTTTTGCCAGGAAGCGGAGCTCGGCCACAGGAAGCTCTTTTGTCGTCCTCGGAGAACCTGCGCCACCCGGGCGTGGTCAACCTGGACTGCATGTTCGAGACTCCCGAGCGGGTCTTCGTGGTGATGGAGAAGCTCCACGGAGACATGCTGGAGATGATCCTGTCCAGTGAGAAAGGACGACTGCCCGAACGCATCACCAAGTTCCTCGTCACGCAG ATCCTGGTGGCTCTGCGTCACCTTCACTTCAAGAACATCGTCCACTGCGACCTGAAACCGGAAAACGTCCTGCTGGCGTCGGCCGATCCTCTCCCGCAG GTGAAATTGTGCGACTTCGGATTCGCTCGCATCATCGGCGAGAAGTCGTTCCGGCGCTCGGTGGTGGGCACGCCGGCGTACTTGGCGCCGGAGGTGCTCCGCAACAAAGGCTACAACCGCTCGCTGGACATGTGGTCGGTCGGCGTCATCATCTACGTCAG CCTGAGTGGAACTTTCCCTTTTAACGAAGACGAAGACATCAACGATCAGATCCAGAACGCCGCCTTCATGTACCCGCCGTACCCCTGGAAAAAAGTCTCCCCGGAAG CCATCGACCTGATCAACAATCTGCTGCAGGTGAAGATAAGGAAACGCTACAGTGTGGACAAAACGCTAAGTCACGCTTGGCTGcag GACTACCAGATGTGGTTGGACCTGCGCAGCCTGGAGAGTCGCGTGGACCAGCGCTACGTCACGCACGAGAGCGACGATCTGCGCTGGCATCATCACGCCGGGCTCGGCGGGACCTACGGGCAGGGGGGGGCGCTCTACCCCGCCCACCAGGACGAGCTGGAGACCCTGAGCGAGCGCGTCAGCGAACTCTGA
- the prkd1 gene encoding serine/threonine-protein kinase D1 isoform X2, with protein MSAPPLIRTPSPLALPGGGGGGGGALSFHIQIGLSREPVTLDWADASLAQVREAACSIVDQKIPECGFYGLYDKILLFRHDSASDNVLRLLRSASEIRDGDLVEAVLSASATADDFRIRPHCLFVHSYRAPAFCDHCGEMLWGLVRQGLKCEGCGLNYHKRCAFKIPNNCSGMRRRRPSNVSLTGGRPPSAEPSPPPHHGDDALLSPVSPNMEKSSAAAWSPDAWRLRERRASSQSYVGRPIELDKLLMSKVKVPHSFLIHSYTRPTVCQHCKKLLKGLFRQGLQCKDCRFNCHKRCVPKIANNCSGEVAGNGGTHTLHVHARHAHAHTLEPAELLSPGAESDGCLDDQERAGGPTDDVGATADEMSAAATTETGPGDPDGDESNRAISPSTSNNIPLMRVVQSVKHSKRKNSNVMKEGWMVHYSSKDALRKRHYWRLDSKCITLYQSDTGSKYYKEIPLSEILSLEAARTFSFLPEGANAHCFEIATAAALVYFVGEDRRGSDGNAGTGADMPVTRKTPSMNAGLDFSGRTSPDLFLASGAGQDVARTWEMAIRHALMPAVSTGVSRHTEEIPISISVSNCHVQENVDINSIYQIFPDEVLGSGQFGIVYGGKHRKSSRDVAIKIIDKLRFPTKQESQLRNEVAILQNLRHPGVVNLDCMFETPERVFVVMEKLHGDMLEMILSSEKGRLPERITKFLVTQILVALRHLHFKNIVHCDLKPENVLLASADPLPQVKLCDFGFARIIGEKSFRRSVVGTPAYLAPEVLRNKGYNRSLDMWSVGVIIYVSLSGTFPFNEDEDINDQIQNAAFMYPPYPWKKVSPEAIDLINNLLQVKIRKRYSVDKTLSHAWLQDYQMWLDLRSLESRVDQRYVTHESDDLRWHHHAGLGGTYGQGGALYPAHQDELETLSERVSEL; from the exons ATGAGTGCGCCTCCGCTTATTCGCACGCCCAGCCCGCTCGCCTTGCctggggggggaggaggaggaggaggtgcgcTGTCCTTCCACATCCAGATCGGTCTGAGCCGAGAGCCCGTCACGTTGGACTGGGCGGACGCGAGTCTGGCTCAGGTGCGCGAGGCGGCCTGCTCCATTGTTGACCAAAAG ATCCCCGAGTGCGGCTTTTACGGCCTGTACGACAAGATCCTGCTCTTCCGGCACGACTCGGCGTCGGACAACGTTCTGCGGCTGCTGCGCTCGGCCTCGGAGATCCGAGACGGCGACCTGGTGGAGGCCGTCCTCTCGG CTTCGGCCACGGCGGACGACTTCCGGATCCGCCCGCACTGCCTGTTCGTGCACTCGTACCGGGCGCCCGCTTTCTGCGACCACTGCGGCGAGATGCTGTGGGGGCTGGTGCGCCAGGGCCTCAAGTGCGAAG GCTGCGGCCTGAACTACCACAAGCGCTGCGCCTTCAAGATCCCCAACAACTGCAGCGGCATGAGGCGCCGGCGGCCGTCCAACGTGTCTCTGACGGGGGGGCGCCCGCCGTCGGCCGAGCCCTCGCCGCCGCCCCACCACGGTGACGACGCCCTGCTG TCGCCGGTCAGTCCCAACATGGAG AAGTCGTCGGCGGCGGCGTGGTCCCCGGACGCGTGGCGGCTCCGCGAGCGGCGCGCCAGCTCCCAGTCGTACGTGGGCCGGCCCATCGAGCTGGACAAGCTGCTGATGTCAAAGGTCAAAGTTCCTCACAGCTTCCTCATCCACTCGTACACGCGCCCCACCGTTTGCCAGCACTGCAAGAAACTCCTGAAGGGGCTCTTCAGGCAGGGACTGCAGTGCAAAG ATTGTCGCTTCAACTGTCACAAGCGTTGCGTTCCAAAAATTGCAAACAACTGCTCGGGAGAAGTTGCCGGAAACGGAGGTACGCACACGCTACACGTACACGCAagacacgcgcacgcacacactcttGAACCCGCAGAGCTGCTGAGTCCGGGGGCGGAGTCCGACGGTTGCCTTGACGATCAGGAGAGGGCCGGCGGTCCGACGGACGACGTCGGCGCCACGGCGGACGAGATGAGCGCCGCCGCGACGACAGAAACGGGGCCCGGAGACCCCGACGGGGACGAATCCAACCGAGCCATCAG CCCATCGACCAGCAACAACATCCCCCTGATGCGAGTGGTCCAGTCGGTCAAGCACAGCAAGAGGAAGAACAGCAACGTCATGAAGGAGGGTTGGATGGTCCACTACAGCAGCAAGGACGCGCTG AGGAAGCGACATTATTGGCGGCTGGACAGTAAATGCATCACGTTGTATCAGAGCGACACAGGAAGTAAATAttacaag GAGATCCCGCTGTCGGAGATTCTGTCGCTGGAGGCCGCTCGGACCTTCTCCTTTCTGCCCGAGGGCGCCAACGCGCACTGCTTCGAGATCGCCACCGCGGCGGCGCTGGTTTACTTCGTCGGCGAGGACCGGCGCGGCTCTGACGGCAACGCCGGGACGGGCGCCGACATGCCGGTGACGCGAAAAACACCTTCGATG AATGCCGGACTCGACTTTTCAGGCAGAACGTCTCCAGACCTGTTTTTG GCGAGCGGCGCGGGTCAAGACGTGGCCCGGACGTGGGAAATGGCCATCCGCCACGCCCTCATGCCGGCGGTCTCCACGGGCGTCTCCCGCCACA CAGAAGAAATACCCATCAGTATTTCTGTGTCCAACTGTCACGTCCAGGAAAACGTG GACATCAATTCCATCTATCAGATCTTTCCAGACGAAGTCCTCGGGTCGGGACAATTCGGAATCGTCTACGGAG GGAAACACAGGAAGTCGAGCCGCGACGTCGCCATCAAGATCATCGACAAGCTTCGCTTCCCCACCAAACAAGAAAGTCAACTGCGCAACGAGGTGGCCATCTTGCAG AACCTGCGCCACCCGGGCGTGGTCAACCTGGACTGCATGTTCGAGACTCCCGAGCGGGTCTTCGTGGTGATGGAGAAGCTCCACGGAGACATGCTGGAGATGATCCTGTCCAGTGAGAAAGGACGACTGCCCGAACGCATCACCAAGTTCCTCGTCACGCAG ATCCTGGTGGCTCTGCGTCACCTTCACTTCAAGAACATCGTCCACTGCGACCTGAAACCGGAAAACGTCCTGCTGGCGTCGGCCGATCCTCTCCCGCAG GTGAAATTGTGCGACTTCGGATTCGCTCGCATCATCGGCGAGAAGTCGTTCCGGCGCTCGGTGGTGGGCACGCCGGCGTACTTGGCGCCGGAGGTGCTCCGCAACAAAGGCTACAACCGCTCGCTGGACATGTGGTCGGTCGGCGTCATCATCTACGTCAG CCTGAGTGGAACTTTCCCTTTTAACGAAGACGAAGACATCAACGATCAGATCCAGAACGCCGCCTTCATGTACCCGCCGTACCCCTGGAAAAAAGTCTCCCCGGAAG CCATCGACCTGATCAACAATCTGCTGCAGGTGAAGATAAGGAAACGCTACAGTGTGGACAAAACGCTAAGTCACGCTTGGCTGcag GACTACCAGATGTGGTTGGACCTGCGCAGCCTGGAGAGTCGCGTGGACCAGCGCTACGTCACGCACGAGAGCGACGATCTGCGCTGGCATCATCACGCCGGGCTCGGCGGGACCTACGGGCAGGGGGGGGCGCTCTACCCCGCCCACCAGGACGAGCTGGAGACCCTGAGCGAGCGCGTCAGCGAACTCTGA